In Euphorbia lathyris chromosome 10, ddEupLath1.1, whole genome shotgun sequence, the DNA window AGCCGAACGTGAAAACCAGAAGTCGAACTAGGTAAAAAAATGAACTACAGTTCTGATTGATTGTTTAGTTggaatttaattataaatatatagttGGTTAGTTTATAAGTATAATGTATGACAGGCAGTTTTGCTGGCCATCTAAATTTGTATCAAATGGGAAGACACATGACAGATGGGCATGCCGGCTTATCTGTTGCCATTGCTACTGCTGCAAGCGAATTGAAAAACAAGTTAAAGAGTATTTGGTTAAGACTGAAATCGGACGAGTCTAAATTTATATCAACGGAAGCAGAGTCATGTCTTTTGATTTGTAGCATGTTTCCTGATGATTATAGAATACCAGTAGAAGATTTGGTCATATACGGGATGGGCTTAGAGTTGTTTGAAGATGTGCTTGATATGTTTGCAGCAAGATCTAGAGTAATTTCGATCATTGATGATCTAAAATATCGTCGTAAACGGATTGGTGGAAAAATTAGGCTTGCTTATGAGAAAGATGTACCTGGCTATCACTATGTAAAAATGCTAGATGGTGCACGTGATTTAGCAAAGTCGATTCTCTCAAGGAATCGATTTGTATTTCACCGAGAGATTATAATAGAAAAGTGGCCGGAGTTAATTTCATACAAAGATTGCTATGGACTTAATTGACTTCTTTGAAGGTATGAAAGAGCTTCACGTTCTATCATTGGACGTCCCATCACTACCACAATCTCTTAACGTGCTGAGTAATCTTAGAACATTGAGTCTGAAAGTAATTAAGTTTGAAGATATGTCTTGGATAGGTGGTTTGATAAATTTGgaatttctttcaatttttgtcTTAAGTTTGACAGATATTCCTAGGGAGATGGGACAACTAGAGAATCTGAGGTTGCTCGACTTAAGGAAAATGAGCATTGGATACATTCCAGCAGGTGTATTTTCGAGATTGTTGAAACTGGAAGAGTTGTATTTTCCATTAAGCTTCAGAAGGTGGGGATGCAAGCCAAAAAAATATGCTGATTATGATGAATGGGAATCAGGGGAAGAGGATAATTCTGAAGATGATGAGAGAGTCAATGCAAGTCTTGCTGAGATAGTATCTCTTTCACTAAATGCATTACAAATTACTGTACCAAAAGCTGCAAATTTGCCTAAAAAGTCGCTGATATTCAAAAACATTCAAGAGTTTAAAAAtcttgcaccaaataatgttaaatATCAACCATTTGGCCAAGGTTCAATGAATCAGTTGCAACTCACAGGTGAAGCATGCATTATCAAAGAAAGTGGTATTTGTGATTTGATGAGCCGTACGGAAGACTTGAGTTTGACAAGAGTGAGAAATTTGAAGAATGTCATCTACCAGCTTGAAGACAATGACTTTATGCAGTTAAAGAAGATGATTATTTCTGAATGTGATGAACTTGAATACATAGTTGATACAACAAAAAAGCAAATTCTATCAGAAGGTGATTATTTGTTCAGGAAGTTGGAGTGTCTTCATTTATCAATGTTATCTAATTTGAAAGAAATATGTCATGAAAGATGGACAGATTTTCGATGGCTTCCGAACTTGAGTCACATAAGCATAAGGTTCTGTAATAAATTGAAATACGTGTTTCCTTTATCAATTGTTAGAGGATCGATACTAAAAAGCATAGAGATACTTGATTGTGATGAAATGGAGGGAATTTTCTATGAAGATGAAGACGAAGACGACATCCCCCTTATGTTGTGCTCTATTGAAGAACTAGATTTGCATTCACTTCCAAGGCTAATTAGTTTACTGGTACACAAGGATAATACGATTAATGGGGTTCATGATGACACCAAAGAATCCTTGACGACAAATAAGGTAAAACCACAACATTTTCATAgtcattacttttttttttataggatTCTTAGCTTTgtctacaaaataaaatatgaaacatTAACGTTATTTTCTCATCGATAGGTTGTATCAAGTTATGCCGAGGGATCAGTTAGTACATGTGATGGATATTCCAAGCCCTCTCCAACAAATAAAGGCAAGTCAATATTGAACGGGAGTTGCAATGATGATAAGGAACTCATTTGTACACCTTCTACCTCAACAAGCACAGCAAAACGACAAAAAAGGGATACCCAACAACTTAACCTCTAtgctaaattttattaattattggagagtaaaattaaatatggcCTGGGAATTaaaatatcttatattaattgaAAATCACTTAATAATAAGAGTGAATATAGtctttcattttcatttaaAAGGCTATGCAAATACAGATGAAATATAACTAAAAGATTTAAGGTCTGATTGGAGATCTCTTTTTAAACAGAATAGTCTcattgtgtgtgtgtgttttcaGTTTATTATTAATGTTCATtttatgtttcttttatttggaaggtTTCAGTTATAGAGAGCAAGGATGTAATTGACCATATGAAGATGTACACTGCTTTTCCATCCAACTTTGCAGAAAAATGGTTGCAGAATTTGAAAAGACTCAAAATAGCTTTCTGTGATGCCGTAAAAGTTGTATTTTGGTTTGAAGAAAACTATGGTACTTCTACAGCCTTTAattctttgaaagagttagagctGTATGGGCTGCGAAACTTAGTTCATATATGGTTTCAGATTCCACCAAAAATTACTATCTTTCAGAACTTGCAACTTCTTGTTTTATCAGAATGTCCAAATTTATATCTTTTCTCCTCTCGAGTAGCCAAACTTTTGGCTCAACTACAAAAGTTATATATTAGTCATTGTGAGAAGATGGAAGAAATTATTGTTAAACATGATGAAAATGAGATAGAAGACACAGTTGTATTCCCCCGATTAAAGGTTTTGGAACTTCAACATATACCCAACCTTACGATTTTCATCAGTGGGGTTTATGAAATGGAATTACCTTTGTTGGAATCTTTGAAACTTAATCAATGCAATAAGATGAAATTTTTCTCTTATGGATCGTTGAGGACGCTGATGCTAGAGAGAATAGTAGTAGATGGAAGATTTTATTCATTAATGGGAGGTCTTAATGCAACTATGAGGCGGTAACATTTCTTTTCTTATGTTTTGAATTTCATTTATGATAgtttaaatttattatattcTCATAGCACTTGAAATTTATGATGCATTATTGATTCTTCTGCTAGTTTTGAGAGATGCCAGCCTCTTCATTCTTTCTCCTATGCTGATCTAAAGATTGCTACACAAAATTTTAGAGGAGATAATTTGTTGGGTGAAGGAGGTTTCCGGAAAGTCTATAAAGGATGGATAGACAAAAAGACTTTTTCACCCTCCAAAACTGGCATTGGAATGCCAGTTGCCATCAAGATATTGAACATAGAACGTCGGGGACAGTGGCTGGTAATGATTCTTATTGtgaatatattataatttactaTGTACTACCACTTCTCTttagatgaaaaataaaattatttaagcaTTTCTTATAATTATTTGTCCATTAAATGAGAGGTAAGAAAGAGAAACAAGTGCGAcacttttagttttatttttcacaAAATGAGTCCCACTGTGACATTTTGTTTCCTTCCTATTGATTGAAATTCTGTATTAGTTGATAATTGAAGTTTTGGCAATTCAGGTGGAGGATTGAATCCTCTATCTTCTGCACCTTAGTGTTTGGATTCAATTGAACCTTagtaaggctttgttgttgttgttgttgttgttggcaagaaaaaaaattaagagaatTGAATTTTCTCATATTTAAGAATTTGGAGACACAATTGCTCAATTAGCAATTCAATTCCTTATGTTTAGAATGTTTTCTAAACATAGAAAATGAATtggtaaattaattaaattgaattctgttattaaaatttaattattttcttgtaTGGAATTTGTTCAAAACCAGACGGTTCACAATCGAACAAATTGACAATGTACATGTCCTAAATTGCATATTTAAAGCTTCTAAATTTAACGTTGTATAATGTCTATGATTTTTTCACATTTATGCTAATTATATTCtgtttttaatttgataatgcaGTGGAAGTTGTACTTTCTAGAAAGGCTGTCGCATCCAAACTTGCAAGAGTGGAAAAAAGTTGAGAATATATAAAGACTTAGATTTACTTAGTAATGTCTTTGGTTATTGGATTGGTTTTATGTTCAGGAAGTCTAGCGATTAAACCATTGTCTTGGGACATGCGGATCAAGATAGCCACTGGAGCAGCTCGAGGTCTTGCTTTTCTTCATTCTTCAGAATGCAGGGTTTTTCACAGCTGTATCACACCTTCGCTTATTCTGCTTGATGTCGTAAGTTCTCGTTCTTAagccaaaagaaaataaaattaattggaTAGAAGTTCCATAAATCTTACTGTGAGTTATAATTTTGTAGCTCTGCttaccaatttttttttcctgtttGCAGAATTACAATGCAAAAATATCAGATTTTGGGTTGGGAACACTTGGGTCTTCCGATGGAGAGTATGGTTATGTTGCTCCCGAGGAGTATATTGCAACAGGTAAGTAATACTCTTGTTATTTTGTAGTAAATTGTGAATCTTTGAATATGTTTGTCAACAACTTTAATTTGTGTCTAAACTATTTGTCTAAAAATATCAGCTTTTGTGTCGTCAAACGGAGAGTATGGTTATGTTGTTCCCGAGTGTATTGTAACAGGTAATTGTGAACCTTTGAATATGCTTgtcaaaaaatttaatttgtgtCATTTTGTAAGTAAGGTCAAACTATTTTATGTTAGAGTTATTGACTATAATGTTATCTATTAAGGCACCGAGGCTGCCAAATCAACGAAGaagcaaaatatatataacttcGGCGTGGTGCTACTGGAATTAGTGACAGGATTAAGGGCGTCAGATCTAACACGTCCAGTGGGGCAGCAAAACCTGGTTGATTGGTTGAAGCCAATTCTCTCACAGAAAGCAGAGTTGAGAAGTATTATAGATGTAAGGATAGAAGGCCAATACTCATTGGAAGCAATGTTACTAGTAGCACAACTTTGCTCAAAATGTTTAGAATCCGATCCCGAAAGACGTCCATCTATGAAAGAAGTTGTGAATGcactaaaacaaataaaagcaaCTGATGAAAAATGAAGGTATGTTTAGAATCTTTATGTCTATAATTTACATTTTATAATTATGTTGTTGGTAGAGGATATTAATAAGGAATGCTTTGCAATTTAGCTTTTTAAGAAGCATTTGGATACATTAATAAACTAagcctttgatcttttatttggatatattaaTAAACTactgatcttttattttcagtTCAATTAAGTTCttgatgacaaaaaaaaatcagatttgATGATAAAAAATGGTTAACAGTGTTGTTCATTTAAGGTTGttcaaatttgtattttttttcatattttggacGTTGTTTTTGATACTTGTAATGTGACTATAGAGAAACTGTCAAAAAAACATAATTGcaaatacaaatgaaatgaaCAATGTCTTTTTTTCACTACTAATTGCGACAAAAAACAAATGTTTAGGGgtttaatgtgtctaaataaaagatcaagagcTTAATGAACTAAGGGGTGTTTTTTTCCGTTTTAGGTGTTTCAAGTTATTTGGTTTATTCATatttttcttctcatttttTATCTTACTATTGTTACAATCTTTTCCTAAATTGCAAGTTTCCATCAAAACAATGTCCAGGAGTTGAGACACTTCACTAACGCCTTATTAGATGGTTACTTTAAAGAACCGATGCCAAAGGTCATTGGGATCGGTTGTTCGAAACAATGACTCCAATGATTCCTTATTGGCCACTGTCATTAGAGAAAACTGACCCGCATGTAGTGAAAGGTCAGTAGCGTTGGTATTTTTAATTAAACTTATGGATACTAAACCCGAAAACTCTAATGACTATCCATGCAACATAGTGTATTTGTGGAAATCCATTTTATTGCATATATTCAGTTGATTGTGTGTGGATTTCGGTTAATTGAAAGTCCCATTCTGCTGCTGTTTTATATCAGACCTTGAGAATAATGTGTCTCTGAATTACGGTATTTGTGGTTGATACTCGCTGCACTCTAGATGTGATTCCGAAATGGTCATGAGCTCCTTTGACAATTGTTAACATCGTATTTGACAATCGTTAGCGCCATTATTTTGACGTAACATGGACATTAAAATAATCAGTGATTTTACTGTGACCAAAACAAAATTTTAGTGACTTAATTATCTTATCTTATTTTGCTAAACTAATAAGCTCATATAGTTTTCGTCTGATTGTGAAGTTAGTAAGAATTCTAGCTGCAGTTGCTTATGTAGAAGTCTCTGGACATGGTGATCAGGATTCAGGGAGCAGTTCTAATTTAGTATCTGTTTATtgttatttgaaaattttgaaagtATCAGATACAGTAGGcaacaaatatattaaactGAATTACAACTTGAGTTATGTTAACAGCATTAACTATAATTTTACTAAAtactaattattaattaataacagGTTAGGTTTATGTAGTTCTTATGATATTAAGTAAaggggaaagttcaaataaaacctctgtggtttcagataaaagactgtgatttactttttatcaaaacgtgttttcacacttttaataat includes these proteins:
- the LOC136208565 gene encoding uncharacterized protein codes for the protein MDLIDFFEGMKELHVLSLDVPSLPQSLNVLSNLRTLSLKVIKFEDMSWIGGLINLEFLSIFVLSLTDIPREMGQLENLRLLDLRKMSIGYIPAGVFSRLLKLEELYFPLSFRRWGCKPKKYADYDEWESGEEDNSEDDERVNASLAEIVSLSLNALQITVPKAANLPKKSLIFKNIQEFKNLAPNNVKYQPFGQGSMNQLQLTGEACIIKESGICDLMSRTEDLSLTRVRNLKNVIYQLEDNDFMQLKKMIISECDELEYIVDTTKKQILSEGDYLFRKLECLHLSMLSNLKEICHERWTDFRWLPNLSHISIRFCNKLKYVFPLSIVRGSILKSIEILDCDEMEGIFYEDEDEDDIPLMLCSIEELDLHSLPRLISLLVHKDNTINGVHDDTKESLTTNKVVSSYAEGSVSTCDGYSKPSPTNKVIESKDVIDHMKMYTAFPSNFAEKWLQNLKRLKIAFCDAVKVVFWFEENYGTSTAFNSLKELELYGLRNLVHIWFQIPPKITIFQNLQLLVLSECPNLYLFSSRVAKLLAQLQKLYISHCEKMEEIIVKHDENEIEDTVVFPRLKVLELQHIPNLTIFISGVYEMELPLLESLKLNQCNKMKFFSYGSLRTLMLERIVVDGRFYSLMGGLNATMRRFERCQPLHSFSYADLKIATQNFRGDNLLGEGGFRKVYKGWIDKKTFSPSKTGIGMPVAIKILNIERRGQWLWKLYFLERLSHPNLQEWKKVENI